The Clostridium beijerinckii genomic sequence GTATTCCAAAATATAGTAATTTGTAAAATGGCGTAGAATGACCCTCAATTTTTTATCAAGGTTCATTACAAAAAATGCCATATTAATAACGCACTCAGCAGTTTCTTTTAAATCTGCAAATATTCTGGCTAAACCATATCTAGTTTTACCAGTACCAAACTTTCCCTCAACTTCATTTCTTTCGCATGTATCAACATACTCTTGATTTTTTTCAGCTTTAGTTTTATTCTTTTTAGGTCTGCCTAAAGCAGGGCCGGTAATGCTAATTCCATTTTCTTTGCAATAGTTTAAGTTTTTTCTATTTCTATAAATTTTATCAGCCAATATTCTTTCAGGATAAAAGCCATTTCTTGCTTTATAACTCTCTGTTATAGGTATTAAGCTTTCGCATTCGTTGTAAGCATCCCAACTCAACTTTTCCATTCTAACATAACCATTAGCAACACTTATTTCAACTTTTGCCCCGAATTCCGTAGGAGCTTTAGTTTTTCCTCTAACAATTGGTCTAACATGTGGTTGACTGATACTAACAATCCTATTTTCTACTGTATGTTTTCTATTATCAAACATATATTTTTGTTGATGATATAACTGTAAAATCACTTCATATTCTTCTGATTGTCGACTATTAAGCTTTTTTCCATTCGCAATAAAATTTACTACATATCCAATATCTCTAGCAATATAATTTAATTGTTTCCTTATAGCTTTGCGCATCTTTTTAGAATTTTTCTTTCTGGCCTTTGAAACATTTAGAAAATCCTTACGCGCAATTTTCCTATAAGTTCTAGGCTTTTTAGATTCAGAAGGATTATGCAATTGATCAATATATCCTTCAAGTTTTTCTCTTGCAGAATTTAAAAGATTTAAATCTTGTGGATAAGTTATATCGGCTGGAGTACATGTTGCATCAATAATGATAGTGCCTTGATTAGATTGATCTGAATCATTTCCATCATCATTATCGTCATGCTTATCTTTATCATCATTATTTTTAGTAGTATCTTTAAGAATAGTATTATTCATTTCAATAATCATATCATCATCAATTCTTTTTCGAAATTCAACCATTGAAGACGCTCCAAATGGTGCGGAATTTTGGAATTCTTTCAAACCAATAAAATATTGAAGGTAAGGATTTTCGGCGATAGCAGATACCGTTTCACGATCGGAACAATTAAGTTTTTGCTTTATTATTAAGCTTCCTAATACAATTCGAAATGGTTTTGATGGACGACCATTATTAATGAATTGTTTAGCATATGTTTCTTCAAATTCATGCCATGGTATTATTGACGCTAATTTAACCCACCTATTATTTTTATCTAATTCTCCGTATGGAAATATAAAATCTTCTATTTTTAATTGGTTATCAATTGAATACATATAAATTCACTCCTAAGTGCAAGGGTTTTTACCCTATATTTAAAATATCTATGCACTTAGTATTCCATAAAATATCATACATAATACTATTCCAAACACTTAAGCCAATTTGGAGCAGCCCCTAAAT encodes the following:
- a CDS encoding IS5 family transposase — encoded protein: MYSIDNQLKIEDFIFPYGELDKNNRWVKLASIIPWHEFEETYAKQFINNGRPSKPFRIVLGSLIIKQKLNCSDRETVSAIAENPYLQYFIGLKEFQNSAPFGASSMVEFRKRIDDDMIIEMNNTILKDTTKNNDDKDKHDDNDDGNDSDQSNQGTIIIDATCTPADITYPQDLNLLNSAREKLEGYIDQLHNPSESKKPRTYRKIARKDFLNVSKARKKNSKKMRKAIRKQLNYIARDIGYVVNFIANGKKLNSRQSEEYEVILQLYHQQKYMFDNRKHTVENRIVSISQPHVRPIVRGKTKAPTEFGAKVEISVANGYVRMEKLSWDAYNECESLIPITESYKARNGFYPERILADKIYRNRKNLNYCKENGISITGPALGRPKKNKTKAEKNQEYVDTCERNEVEGKFGTGKTRYGLARIFADLKETAECVINMAFFVMNLDKKLRVILRHFTNYYILEYYI